One genomic segment of Streptomyces sp. NBC_00239 includes these proteins:
- a CDS encoding recombinase family protein: MTTRVLGARRLSRVTDNSTSFDRQGIAIEAVTRAIGGTVVDWADDPDVSAAKVAPADRPELGKWLERPEEYDAIAWWRLDRAVRSMRDMAWLAGWARDHKKRLIFAEGPGGGRLELDMTSPMSELILMILAFAAQMEVQAIQERTQGASEYLRTVGRWSGGRIPFGRVPVPHPTEEDGWWLGEHDESAEIVEGMVRLVVGKKSYDTVSAWLNAVHPGATPANHRRKLAHPPKPVKPDERWNPGMVSAFLRQLSLRGWGTLNGEPVRDADGEPVKIGPPLIDDVTWRRLQAEMDSRVKPDAERNKSDAHPLLGIIFCGSCGGKLYQGWMAPGPNRKVAKRQYRCAAKAHGRVCTKPAYVSADPVDRYVEENFLARFNRVELVEVITIPGVDHRDEIAELEADINVLAGQMANLRGPAVAAVARQIQGRSDKLERLQAQPVVPARTEEIRTGVTYADAWLRAKERGAVEECREMLKDVGVRVEVGETYRGARDVTRRLSFDLVTPEHIDLEQNMLDDAEYQARL; the protein is encoded by the coding sequence ATGACCACGCGGGTACTGGGCGCAAGGCGCCTCAGTCGGGTGACCGACAACTCAACCTCGTTTGACCGTCAGGGTATTGCGATTGAGGCCGTCACAAGGGCGATCGGCGGAACCGTCGTTGACTGGGCAGACGACCCGGACGTCAGCGCCGCCAAGGTGGCTCCGGCGGACCGTCCGGAGCTTGGGAAGTGGCTGGAGAGGCCCGAGGAGTACGACGCAATTGCGTGGTGGCGTCTTGACCGTGCCGTGCGCTCCATGCGCGACATGGCGTGGCTCGCCGGCTGGGCACGGGACCACAAGAAGCGCCTGATCTTCGCAGAGGGCCCCGGAGGTGGGCGCCTGGAGCTGGACATGACGTCGCCCATGTCCGAGCTGATCCTGATGATTCTCGCTTTTGCTGCGCAGATGGAAGTACAGGCGATCCAGGAGCGGACGCAGGGCGCGAGCGAGTACCTGCGCACCGTCGGCAGGTGGAGCGGCGGCCGCATCCCGTTCGGACGCGTACCGGTCCCGCATCCGACAGAGGAAGACGGCTGGTGGCTCGGGGAGCACGACGAATCCGCCGAAATTGTGGAGGGCATGGTGCGCCTCGTCGTCGGCAAGAAGAGCTACGACACCGTTTCTGCGTGGCTGAACGCGGTGCACCCGGGGGCGACGCCGGCGAACCACCGCCGCAAGCTAGCTCATCCGCCCAAGCCCGTGAAGCCGGACGAACGGTGGAACCCGGGAATGGTGAGTGCCTTCCTGCGGCAGTTGTCACTACGCGGCTGGGGAACCCTGAATGGGGAGCCGGTCCGCGACGCAGACGGCGAGCCTGTCAAGATCGGGCCCCCGCTCATCGACGACGTCACGTGGCGTCGCCTACAGGCTGAAATGGACAGCCGCGTAAAGCCTGACGCGGAGCGAAACAAGAGCGACGCTCATCCGCTGCTTGGCATCATCTTCTGCGGCTCCTGCGGTGGAAAGCTGTACCAAGGGTGGATGGCTCCCGGCCCGAACCGAAAGGTCGCCAAACGGCAGTACCGATGTGCTGCGAAGGCGCATGGCCGTGTGTGCACCAAACCCGCGTATGTCTCAGCGGACCCAGTTGACAGGTATGTGGAGGAGAACTTCCTCGCGCGCTTCAACCGAGTAGAACTGGTCGAGGTGATCACCATCCCTGGCGTGGACCACCGTGACGAAATTGCGGAGCTGGAAGCCGACATCAACGTACTCGCCGGCCAGATGGCTAATCTTCGAGGACCGGCCGTCGCAGCGGTAGCCCGCCAAATTCAAGGGCGTTCAGACAAGCTGGAGAGGCTTCAGGCGCAGCCTGTGGTTCCTGCGCGAACGGAGGAGATCCGCACCGGCGTTACCTATGCAGACGCGTGGCTGCGGGCCAAGGAACGCGGTGCCGTCGAAGAGTGCCGCGAAATGCTCAAGGATGTGGGTGTACGTGTAGAGGTGGGGGAGACCTATCGAGGGGCTCGCGACGTCACACGAAGGCTCTCATTTGACCTCGTGACACCCGAACACATCGATCTTGAGCAAAACATGCTGGATGACGCCGAGTACCAAGCGAGACTGTAG
- a CDS encoding cell division protein: protein MSQQADAGDWWQRLYEEPAPDGPRDPGPPKAAEPDTVDTRFAAAARLVTPAPPAPPAPPDPLPAPPGFPDPLPVPPDPPPDLPDPPTLPGPGAPVPPPPPDTAPPPPPAAPPPPDQAAPVPGTPAGKPYPAPYAATSRDAAPPRDALAASPYAPPYAAAPPRPPTPYPTLPDQPPAAQPARPTAARVPAPAVPPRPATAPADAPTPAPDATAVPGPFPQAPAGPAPGGSPASGQASRPGPSSEDAPGLPGAGAAPVSGAAPAAASGPATATSAGPDAQPLIPAQQGGPQGGAGGSGVDGTGFAFGDVTVPPPPAVPAAPAQPPAALPAQRDRYAVRHLGERPPTYEGVPGALPHADAADLGALVPDTVLEGARHGTYTLRAASVRGDSARYRGEHRRDFLLTARFGTGDDALVLVAAAGGDRAAEGAREADAELCRWIAGAVGRSQARLGADIRAGRRDDLRSGLQRLTDRGYGRLRADAAPPPAGLRCLLLPIDPECRTRVAFGTGEGGLFRLRDGAWQDLESRPAGEGGFRFRASVARPGDALLLCTGGLAAPMREEPDLPAELAARWGPAAQVPPGLAAFLADTTLRLKGYADDRTAAAVWEA from the coding sequence ATGAGTCAGCAGGCGGACGCGGGCGACTGGTGGCAGCGCCTCTACGAGGAACCGGCGCCGGACGGACCCCGGGACCCGGGGCCCCCGAAGGCAGCAGAACCCGACACGGTGGACACCCGCTTCGCCGCGGCGGCCCGGCTCGTCACCCCGGCACCCCCGGCACCCCCGGCACCCCCGGACCCCCTCCCGGCGCCCCCCGGCTTCCCCGACCCGCTCCCGGTACCGCCGGACCCGCCCCCGGACCTCCCGGACCCGCCGACCCTCCCGGGCCCGGGCGCCCCCGTACCGCCCCCGCCGCCCGACACGGCTCCGCCGCCCCCGCCCGCGGCTCCGCCGCCCCCCGACCAGGCCGCCCCCGTCCCGGGCACGCCGGCGGGGAAGCCGTACCCGGCCCCGTACGCGGCGACCTCCCGTGATGCGGCGCCGCCCCGGGACGCGCTCGCGGCGTCGCCGTACGCGCCCCCGTACGCCGCCGCGCCGCCCCGGCCGCCGACCCCCTACCCGACCCTGCCGGACCAGCCCCCGGCCGCCCAGCCGGCCCGGCCCACCGCGGCCCGGGTCCCGGCCCCGGCCGTACCGCCCCGCCCCGCCACCGCACCCGCCGACGCGCCCACCCCCGCGCCGGACGCGACCGCGGTCCCCGGCCCGTTCCCCCAGGCCCCCGCGGGCCCCGCCCCGGGCGGGTCCCCGGCCTCAGGCCAGGCGTCCCGGCCCGGCCCGTCCTCCGAGGACGCTCCCGGACTCCCGGGCGCGGGAGCGGCGCCGGTGTCCGGAGCGGCGCCGGCGGCGGCGTCCGGGCCGGCCACCGCCACCTCCGCGGGCCCCGACGCGCAGCCGCTGATCCCCGCCCAGCAGGGCGGTCCGCAGGGCGGCGCGGGCGGGTCCGGCGTGGACGGCACGGGCTTCGCGTTCGGCGACGTCACCGTCCCGCCGCCACCGGCGGTCCCGGCCGCCCCCGCCCAGCCGCCCGCCGCGTTGCCCGCCCAGCGCGACCGGTACGCCGTACGGCACCTGGGGGAGCGCCCGCCCACCTACGAGGGCGTGCCGGGGGCGCTGCCCCACGCCGACGCCGCCGACCTCGGCGCCCTGGTCCCGGACACCGTCCTCGAAGGCGCCCGGCACGGGACGTACACGCTGCGCGCCGCGTCCGTACGCGGCGACTCCGCCCGCTACCGCGGCGAGCACCGCCGGGACTTCCTGCTCACCGCCCGGTTCGGCACCGGCGACGACGCGCTGGTGCTGGTCGCCGCGGCCGGCGGCGACCGGGCCGCCGAGGGCGCCCGTGAGGCCGACGCCGAACTGTGCCGCTGGATCGCCGGAGCCGTCGGCCGCAGCCAGGCGCGGCTGGGTGCGGACATCCGGGCCGGCCGCCGCGACGACCTGCGCTCCGGCCTCCAGCGCCTCACCGACCGCGGTTACGGGCGGCTGCGCGCCGACGCCGCCCCGCCGCCCGCCGGGCTGCGCTGCCTGCTGCTGCCCATCGACCCGGAGTGCCGGACCAGGGTCGCCTTCGGTACCGGCGAGGGCGGGCTGTTCCGGCTCCGGGACGGCGCCTGGCAGGACCTGGAGAGCCGGCCCGCGGGCGAGGGCGGCTTCCGCTTCCGCGCCTCGGTGGCCCGGCCCGGCGACGCCCTGCTGCTGTGCACCGGGGGACTGGCCGCGCCGATGCGCGAGGAGCCGGACCTCCCCGCCGAACTCGCCGCCCGCTGGGGCCCGGCCGCCCAGGTGCCGCCCGGCCTGGCCGCCTTCCTCGCGGACACCACCCTCCGGCTCAAGGGCTATGCCGACGACCGCACCGCGGCGGCCGTCTGGGAGGCGTAG